One window of Anaerolineales bacterium genomic DNA carries:
- a CDS encoding cyclic nucleotide-binding domain-containing protein, whose translation MTKMLENLPIIPLFQDLSPDQATMLMSIFERFICPSGTVIFEQGDAAEYLYLILKGKAAISYKPYDAPRILITRLKDGDVFGWSAAIGGKRYTSSVASETDLDTIRIHRQDLWSLMDNHPETGRIIIDRLALNVSSRWKNAHEQIKRFIDSERK comes from the coding sequence ATGACCAAAATGCTTGAGAACCTGCCGATCATCCCCCTTTTTCAAGACCTTTCTCCAGACCAGGCAACCATGCTCATGTCGATCTTCGAAAGGTTCATTTGTCCATCAGGTACGGTGATCTTCGAGCAGGGAGATGCTGCGGAATATCTTTACTTGATCTTGAAGGGCAAAGCTGCAATCAGCTACAAGCCATATGATGCGCCGCGCATCCTGATCACCCGCCTCAAAGATGGCGATGTCTTTGGCTGGTCAGCCGCAATCGGCGGAAAAAGATATACTTCCAGTGTCGCCAGCGAAACGGACCTTGATACCATTCGCATCCACCGGCAGGATTTATGGAGCCTGATGGACAACCACCCCGAGACCGGAAGGATCATCATCGACCGGCTGGCACTAAACGTTTCATCCCGTTGGAAAAACGCCCATGAGCAGATCAAGCGTTTTATCGATTCGGAAAGGAAATAA
- a CDS encoding NifU family protein: MSVTHARTREDQIRHLLENLSAYIEQFHGGTVEFVSLSGDELKVRLGGACLNCPLLPSTLHGWVEGTVHQFFPEIHVMESK; this comes from the coding sequence ATGTCTGTTACGCATGCACGTACCCGCGAAGATCAGATCCGCCATCTGTTGGAGAATCTGAGCGCATACATCGAACAATTCCATGGCGGGACCGTGGAATTCGTCTCCCTGAGCGGGGATGAGTTGAAGGTACGGCTGGGAGGCGCCTGTCTCAACTGTCCGCTTTTGCCTTCCACACTCCACGGCTGGGTGGAAGGAACGGTTCACCAATTCTTTCCTGAAATCCACGTCATGGAGAGCAAGTAG
- a CDS encoding OsmC family protein: protein MDVTVNWMGRMAFEGEGASGSPVRLNSDITDGQSDSGARPMELIAIGLAGCAGMDVISVLLKKQQAVTDFQVLFHGDRARDYPRVFTQAMVEYRFYGASLDESAIVRSIELSVEKYCPVYAMLAKAFPIRSVYKIYDSESKALLKEGEYLHKVGLESDSPSNDQG from the coding sequence ATGGATGTGACTGTGAATTGGATGGGCCGCATGGCTTTCGAAGGGGAAGGGGCATCCGGCTCCCCCGTTCGTTTGAATTCGGATATTACTGATGGTCAATCCGATTCTGGCGCGCGCCCGATGGAATTGATCGCTATCGGTTTGGCGGGTTGTGCGGGGATGGACGTGATCTCGGTTCTGCTCAAAAAACAGCAGGCCGTGACGGATTTTCAGGTCTTATTTCACGGAGATCGTGCCAGGGATTATCCTAGGGTTTTTACACAGGCAATGGTCGAATATCGTTTCTATGGCGCCTCCCTGGATGAATCCGCCATTGTACGCTCGATCGAACTCTCGGTGGAAAAATACTGCCCGGTGTACGCGATGCTGGCGAAGGCTTTTCCGATCCGCTCCGTTTATAAAATCTACGATTCAGAATCGAAGGCTTTGTTGAAGGAGGGTGAATACCTTCACAAGGTGGGTTTAGAGTCGGATTCCCCTTCGAACGATCAGGGATAA
- a CDS encoding TlpA family protein disulfide reductase produces MSELSNQPSPGRLIALMLIGFGFLALGVSFLLMPEQLSSASTQDFSTIPVEVNLPSPELNLTTLDGQAASLSDYLGNVVLVNLWATWCPPCREEMPTLQAFYDEHRSDGFILIAIDQGETLDEVTPFVEEFGLTFPVWLDPGSTAGGEFNTMNLPSSYVIDRSGRIRLMWIGGISKNNLDKYVPGVIMEDR; encoded by the coding sequence ATGAGCGAACTTTCGAATCAACCTTCGCCCGGCCGACTGATTGCCCTAATGCTGATCGGGTTCGGATTCCTTGCCCTGGGTGTGTCGTTTCTGCTCATGCCCGAACAATTATCCTCCGCCTCCACGCAGGACTTTTCGACGATACCCGTCGAAGTGAATTTACCCTCCCCCGAATTGAATCTCACCACGCTGGACGGCCAGGCGGCTTCCCTTTCCGATTATCTGGGAAATGTCGTATTGGTAAACCTGTGGGCTACATGGTGCCCGCCATGTCGGGAGGAGATGCCCACTCTTCAGGCATTCTACGATGAACACCGTTCCGACGGTTTTATCCTGATCGCCATCGACCAGGGCGAGACCCTGGACGAAGTAACTCCGTTCGTCGAAGAATTTGGGCTGACCTTCCCCGTCTGGCTCGATCCGGGCAGTACGGCCGGCGGCGAATTCAATACCATGAACCTGCCAAGTTCCTACGTCATCGACAGGTCTGGCCGCATCCGCCTGATGTGGATCGGCGGCATCTCGAAAAACAATCTTGATAAATACGTTCCAGGCGTTATCATGGAGGATCGCTAA